One segment of Phragmites australis chromosome 13, lpPhrAust1.1, whole genome shotgun sequence DNA contains the following:
- the LOC133888738 gene encoding RING-H2 finger protein ATL80-like yields MQGVARKILEAAAGAPASDAPSDREFVIILASLLCALISVLGIGLLKRWCTCGRGGTGPRAEAAAANRGVKKAVLRALPTVPYVAAAPGGGEGRKAEEAAAAECAICLAEFEDGESMRVLPQCGHGFHAACIDKWLRGHSSCPSCRRILVLELPPGERCRRCGSRTDAGACRKPTHYSDMPPFLP; encoded by the coding sequence ATGCAAGGCGTGGCGAGAAAGATTCTAGAGGCCGCGGCCGGCGCGCCGGCGTCGGATGCCCCCAGCGACCGCGAATTCGTCATCATCCTCGCCTCGCTCCTCTGCGCGCTCATCTCCGTCCTCGGCATCGGCCTCCTCAAGCGGTGGTGCACGTGCGGGCGCGGCGGGACCGGGCCGCGGGCGGAAGCGGCCGCCGCCAACAGGGGCGTCAAGAAGGCGGTGCTCCGCGCGCTCCCCACCGTGCCGTATGTCGCCGCGGCtcccggcggcggcgaaggccggaaggcggaggaggccgcggcggcggagtgCGCCATCTGCCTCGCGGAGTTCGAGGACGGCGAGTCCATGCGCGTGCTGCCCCAGTGCGGCCACGGGTTCCACGCCGCCTGCATCGACAAGTGGCTGCGCGGGCACTCGTCGTGCCCCTCCTGCCGCCGGATCCTGGTCCTCGAGCTGCCGCCCGGCGAGCGGTGCCGCCGCTGCGGCTCTCGGACCGACGCCGGCGCTTGCCGGAAGCCGACCCACTACAGCGACATGCCGCCGTTCCTGCCGTAG